A region from the Helcococcus ovis genome encodes:
- the rpsH gene encoding 30S ribosomal protein S8, protein MMTDPIADMLSRIRNGNLAKHKSVEVPASNIKKDLAQILLDEGYIKGFYVTEDDKQGIITIDLKYVDEQRVISGLKRISKPGRRVYVAAQDIPQVLNGLGTAIVSTSKGMMTDKKARQENVGGEVICYVW, encoded by the coding sequence ATGATGACTGATCCAATAGCAGATATGCTATCAAGAATTAGAAACGGTAATTTAGCAAAACACAAATCAGTAGAAGTTCCAGCATCTAATATTAAAAAAGACCTTGCTCAAATTTTATTAGACGAAGGATATATTAAAGGTTTTTACGTAACAGAAGATGATAAACAAGGAATTATTACAATTGACTTAAAATATGTTGATGAACAAAGAGTAATTTCAGGATTAAAGAGAATTTCAAAACCTGGACGTAGAGTATATGTTGCAGCACAAGATATACCTCAAGTATTGAACGGTTTAGGTACTGCAATAGTTTCTACATCAAAGGGAATGATGACAGATAAAAAAGCAAGACAAGAAAATGTAGGTGGCGAAGTAATCTGCTACGTTTGGTAG
- the rplV gene encoding 50S ribosomal protein L22 yields the protein MEVRSEAKYVRISPLKVHFICREIVGKNVDEALNILRFTPKKGAKLLEKVLVSAIANAENNHNLNRDLLVVEKAWANDGPTMKRIRPKAKGSAYPILKRTSHIGVVVREEE from the coding sequence ATGGAAGTAAGATCAGAAGCAAAATACGTACGTATTTCACCATTAAAAGTACATTTTATCTGTAGAGAAATAGTTGGTAAAAATGTTGATGAAGCATTAAATATTTTAAGATTTACACCAAAAAAAGGTGCTAAATTATTAGAAAAAGTATTAGTATCAGCTATTGCTAACGCTGAAAACAACCATAATTTAAACAGAGATTTATTAGTTGTAGAAAAAGCTTGGGCAAATGATGGTCCAACCATGAAGAGAATTAGACCTAAAGCAAAAGGTTCAGCTTATCCAATACTTAAAAGAACATCACATATTGGTGTTGTTGTAAGAGAAGAAGAATAG
- the secY gene encoding preprotein translocase subunit SecY → MFRTFANAWKIEDLRKKLIFTLLMLVVFRLGNVLPLPFVDIKIVKQIYSGAAGSILGILNQITGGGLASLSVFALGVGPYITSSIVVQLLTFAIPQLEELSKQGEQGRKKIQKITKVLGLVLAILQAYGIVIGIFSTVFTAQGFLPKFIVITALVAGSQFIVWIGEMITEHGIGNGVSMIIFLGIISRLPDSIIGWVRTLLSGQFSQVWWKALILLVITLLSVVFVVLLTQGERRIPVQYAKRVVGRKMYGGSSTHIPIKVNMSGVMPVIFASSLLALPQTIALITGGGFASFVQKYLNSNSTISVLTLVVVQFLLVIVFAYFYNSIQFNPYEYSKNLQQNGGFIPGIRPGKPTTDFLAKIVSRITLIGALGLGIIAAAPRLFGHFMGIALMLGGTSIIIAVGVIIETEKQLEAMMQMRHYKGFLNK, encoded by the coding sequence ATGTTTAGAACATTTGCAAATGCCTGGAAAATTGAAGATTTAAGAAAAAAATTAATTTTTACATTATTGATGTTAGTTGTATTCAGATTAGGTAATGTTTTGCCATTACCTTTTGTTGACATCAAAATTGTTAAACAAATCTATTCTGGAGCAGCAGGTTCAATACTTGGAATACTTAACCAAATAACTGGTGGTGGACTAGCAAGTTTATCAGTATTTGCTTTAGGGGTTGGACCATATATTACATCATCAATTGTTGTTCAATTGTTAACATTCGCAATTCCTCAATTGGAAGAATTATCAAAACAAGGTGAACAAGGAAGAAAGAAAATTCAAAAAATAACAAAAGTTTTAGGATTAGTGTTAGCAATTTTACAAGCATACGGTATCGTTATTGGTATTTTTAGTACAGTATTTACTGCTCAAGGATTTTTACCTAAATTTATTGTAATTACCGCATTAGTTGCCGGTTCACAATTTATCGTATGGATTGGTGAAATGATTACAGAACATGGTATTGGTAACGGTGTTTCTATGATAATTTTCTTAGGAATAATTTCAAGATTACCGGATTCAATTATTGGATGGGTAAGAACATTATTATCAGGACAATTTTCACAAGTATGGTGGAAAGCATTAATTCTGTTAGTAATAACATTATTATCAGTAGTATTTGTAGTTTTACTAACACAAGGTGAAAGAAGAATTCCAGTACAATACGCTAAAAGAGTTGTTGGTAGAAAAATGTACGGTGGATCATCGACTCATATTCCAATTAAGGTTAATATGAGTGGTGTTATGCCTGTAATTTTTGCTTCATCATTATTAGCATTACCTCAAACAATAGCATTGATAACTGGTGGTGGATTTGCAAGTTTCGTACAAAAGTATTTGAATTCAAATTCAACTATAAGTGTATTGACGTTAGTTGTTGTACAATTTTTACTAGTTATAGTATTTGCATACTTCTATAATTCAATACAATTTAACCCATATGAATATTCAAAAAATTTACAACAAAATGGTGGATTTATTCCAGGTATTAGACCTGGGAAACCAACCACAGACTTTTTAGCAAAAATAGTAAGCAGAATTACATTAATAGGGGCTTTAGGATTAGGTATTATTGCCGCTGCACCAAGATTATTTGGACATTTTATGGGTATTGCATTAATGTTAGGTGGTACATCAATAATTATCGCTGTTGGTGTAATTATTGAGACTGAAAAACAATTAGAAGCAATGATGCAAATGAGACATTATAAAGGTTTCTTAAATAAATAA
- the rplB gene encoding 50S ribosomal protein L2 yields the protein MAIKKYKPTSAGLRSMSVLSYDEITKKAPEKSLTAPLKKSGGRNNLGRTTSRFRGGGNKRKYRIIDFKRDKENIPGKVASIEYDPNRTANIALIHYVDGEKRYILAPKGLKVGATVEAGENADIIIGNAKQLKDIPVGTTIHNIELKPGKGGQMARTAGAEAQLAGKEGKYGIVRLPSGEIRRVDIRCKATIGQVGNLEHELVVLGKAGKSRYMGKRPHVRGSAMNPVDHPHGGGEGRTPVGRPQPMTPWGKKSRGVKTRDLKKQSNKDIIRRRKGK from the coding sequence ATGGCTATAAAAAAATATAAACCAACTTCTGCTGGGCTTCGTTCAATGTCAGTTTTATCTTATGATGAAATTACAAAGAAAGCACCGGAAAAATCATTGACAGCTCCATTGAAAAAATCAGGTGGTAGAAATAACTTAGGTAGAACTACTTCAAGATTTAGAGGTGGTGGAAATAAAAGAAAATATAGAATTATAGACTTTAAGAGAGATAAAGAAAATATACCAGGAAAAGTAGCTTCTATAGAATATGATCCAAATAGAACAGCAAATATAGCTTTAATCCACTATGTTGATGGTGAGAAAAGATATATCTTAGCTCCAAAAGGATTAAAAGTAGGAGCAACAGTTGAAGCTGGTGAAAATGCTGATATTATTATCGGTAATGCAAAACAATTAAAAGATATACCAGTTGGTACAACAATCCACAATATCGAATTAAAACCAGGTAAAGGTGGACAAATGGCTAGAACAGCTGGAGCAGAAGCTCAATTAGCTGGTAAAGAAGGAAAATATGGTATCGTAAGATTACCTTCCGGGGAAATTAGAAGAGTTGATATTAGATGTAAAGCAACAATTGGTCAAGTTGGTAACTTAGAACATGAATTGGTAGTTTTAGGTAAAGCCGGTAAATCAAGATATATGGGCAAGAGACCTCACGTAAGAGGTTCAGCAATGAACCCTGTAGATCACCCACACGGTGGTGGTGAAGGTAGAACACCTGTAGGTAGACCACAACCAATGACACCATGGGGTAAGAAATCTCGTGGAGTTAAGACAAGAGACTTAAAGAAGCAATCTAATAAAGATATCATAAGAAGAAGAAAAGGTAAATAG
- a CDS encoding type Z 30S ribosomal protein S14 — MAKKSMIAKQQRKQKFSTREYTRCSLCGRPHSVLKKYGICRICFRELAYKGEIPGVKKSSW, encoded by the coding sequence ATGGCTAAAAAGTCAATGATTGCAAAACAACAAAGAAAACAAAAATTCTCAACAAGAGAATACACAAGATGTAGTCTATGTGGTAGACCACATTCAGTATTAAAAAAATATGGAATTTGTCGTATATGTTTTAGAGAACTTGCATACAAGGGTGAAATACCTGGTGTGAAAAAATCAAGTTGGTAA
- the rpmD gene encoding 50S ribosomal protein L30, translating into MAKLEIKLIKSKIGRLEKHIRTVEALGLRRIGQTVVKEATPAILGMVKSIDFMLEVKEVK; encoded by the coding sequence ATGGCTAAATTAGAAATAAAACTTATTAAAAGTAAAATCGGTAGATTAGAAAAACATATTAGAACTGTTGAAGCATTAGGGTTAAGAAGAATTGGACAAACTGTAGTTAAAGAAGCAACACCAGCTATATTAGGTATGGTTAAGTCAATTGACTTTATGCTTGAAGTTAAAGAAGTGAAATAG
- the rpsE gene encoding 30S ribosomal protein S5, with protein sequence MRKDKKQNLSEYEEKVVDIARVTKVAKGGRTMRFSALVVVGNRKGSVGVGMGKANEVPEAIRKGVEDAKKNAVNINVVNGTIPHEIYGAKGAGLVLLKPAKEGVGVIAGGPVRAVCELAGITNIRAKSLGSSNAKSVVNATIAGLKAIKTVEEVAKLRGKSVDEILN encoded by the coding sequence ATGAGAAAAGATAAAAAACAAAACTTATCAGAATATGAAGAAAAAGTTGTTGATATCGCTAGAGTTACTAAAGTAGCTAAAGGTGGTAGAACAATGAGATTTTCAGCATTAGTAGTTGTTGGAAACAGAAAAGGCTCTGTAGGAGTTGGTATGGGTAAAGCAAATGAAGTACCAGAAGCTATCAGAAAAGGTGTTGAAGATGCAAAGAAAAATGCTGTAAATATTAATGTAGTTAACGGAACAATTCCTCACGAAATTTACGGGGCTAAAGGTGCTGGTTTAGTACTGTTAAAACCTGCTAAAGAAGGGGTTGGTGTTATCGCTGGTGGTCCAGTTCGTGCCGTATGTGAATTAGCTGGTATAACAAATATTCGTGCTAAATCATTAGGTTCATCAAATGCTAAGAGTGTTGTTAACGCAACAATAGCTGGATTAAAAGCAATCAAGACAGTTGAAGAAGTAGCTAAACTTCGTGGTAAAAGTGTTGATGAAATACTAAACTAG
- the rplW gene encoding 50S ribosomal protein L23 gives MKSPFDIILTPIVSERSMELMEQKKYVFKVSKKANKSEIKEAIEKIFDGVKVEKVNTINMLGKTTRYGNKVGKKSDWKKAIVTLKEDSKTIEFFENM, from the coding sequence ATGAAATCACCTTTTGATATTATATTAACTCCGATAGTAAGTGAAAGATCAATGGAGTTAATGGAACAAAAAAAATATGTATTTAAAGTAAGTAAAAAAGCAAATAAGTCAGAAATTAAAGAAGCAATTGAAAAGATTTTTGATGGTGTTAAAGTAGAAAAAGTTAACACAATTAATATGTTAGGAAAAACTACAAGATATGGTAATAAAGTAGGTAAAAAATCTGACTGGAAAAAAGCAATAGTTACATTAAAAGAAGATTCAAAAACAATTGAATTTTTCGAAAATATGTAA
- the rplC gene encoding 50S ribosomal protein L3 — translation MKGLLGRKLGMTQIFDENGSVTPVTVVEAGPVVVTQIKTEENDGYKAIQVGFKERKEKHSNQPMRGHFAKANVELKRYLREFLVDNTDDYTLGQEIKVDVFNDKEIVDVIGTSKGKGTQGSIKRHNYSRGPEAHGSKSHRVAGARSAGSDPARVFKGRKGSGKMGHDRVTVQNLEIVKVDLERNLLLIKGAIPGPKGGLVTVQEARKASK, via the coding sequence ATGAAAGGTTTATTAGGAAGAAAACTTGGTATGACACAAATTTTCGATGAAAATGGTAGTGTTACACCAGTTACAGTTGTAGAAGCTGGTCCTGTAGTTGTTACTCAAATTAAAACAGAAGAAAATGACGGCTACAAGGCAATTCAAGTTGGTTTCAAAGAAAGAAAAGAAAAACATTCAAACCAACCAATGAGAGGACATTTTGCAAAAGCTAATGTTGAATTAAAGAGATACTTAAGAGAATTCTTAGTAGATAATACTGATGATTATACTCTAGGACAAGAGATTAAAGTAGATGTTTTCAATGATAAAGAAATCGTAGATGTAATCGGTACCTCAAAAGGTAAAGGAACACAAGGTTCAATCAAGAGACATAACTACAGTAGAGGTCCTGAAGCTCATGGTTCAAAATCACATAGAGTTGCAGGAGCAAGATCAGCAGGTTCTGATCCGGCTAGAGTGTTTAAGGGTAGAAAAGGCTCGGGTAAAATGGGTCACGATAGAGTTACAGTACAAAATCTAGAAATAGTTAAAGTAGATCTTGAAAGAAATCTACTACTTATTAAAGGTGCTATCCCAGGACCTAAGGGTGGACTAGTAACTGTTCAAGAAGCTAGAAAAGCATCAAAATAG
- the rplE gene encoding 50S ribosomal protein L5: protein MASRLKELYKNEVLPALVKEFEYKNVMQAPKLEKIIVNIGLGEAKDNVKLLESAVEELRTITGQHPVITKAKKSISNFKLREGQSIGCKVTLRGKRMEDFFDKLVNIALPRVRDFRGVSSTSFDGRGNYALGIKEQLIFPEIVFDKIEQIRGMDIIVVTTAETDEEGRALLAKLGMPFKK from the coding sequence ATGGCTTCAAGATTAAAAGAATTATATAAAAATGAAGTTTTACCTGCGTTAGTAAAAGAGTTTGAATATAAAAATGTTATGCAGGCTCCAAAACTTGAAAAAATAATAGTAAACATTGGTTTAGGTGAAGCTAAAGATAATGTAAAACTATTAGAATCAGCTGTAGAAGAATTGAGAACAATTACAGGACAACATCCAGTAATTACAAAAGCTAAAAAATCAATTTCTAACTTTAAGCTACGTGAAGGACAATCAATCGGATGTAAAGTAACTTTACGTGGAAAAAGAATGGAAGACTTTTTTGATAAATTAGTTAATATTGCATTACCTAGAGTTAGAGACTTTAGAGGTGTTTCATCAACATCATTTGATGGTAGAGGAAATTATGCTTTAGGTATTAAAGAACAATTAATTTTCCCAGAAATCGTATTTGATAAAATTGAACAAATAAGAGGAATGGATATAATTGTTGTAACTACTGCTGAAACTGATGAAGAAGGTAGAGCATTACTAGCAAAATTAGGTATGCCCTTTAAGAAGTAA
- the rplN gene encoding 50S ribosomal protein L14, with protein MIQAETRMRVADNSGAKELLVIKVLGGSKRKYANIGDVVVCSVKSATPGGVVKKGAVVKAVIVRTVSGIDREDGSYIKFDDNAAVIVKDDKNPAGTRIFGPVTRELRANGFMKIISLAPEVL; from the coding sequence ATGATTCAAGCAGAAACACGTATGAGAGTTGCAGATAATTCAGGTGCAAAAGAACTACTAGTTATAAAAGTATTAGGCGGATCAAAAAGAAAATACGCTAACATTGGTGACGTAGTAGTATGTTCAGTTAAAAGTGCTACTCCAGGTGGAGTTGTAAAAAAAGGTGCAGTTGTTAAAGCAGTTATCGTTAGAACAGTAAGTGGTATTGATAGAGAAGATGGTTCATACATCAAATTTGATGACAACGCTGCAGTTATCGTGAAAGATGATAAAAACCCAGCTGGTACACGTATTTTTGGACCTGTAACAAGAGAACTTAGAGCAAATGGATTTATGAAAATAATATCATTGGCTCCGGAAGTTTTATAA
- the rpsS gene encoding 30S ribosomal protein S19: MGRSLKKGPFCDDHLMKKVEALNEANDKKVIKTWSRRSTIFPEFVGHTIAIHDGRKHVPVYVTEDMVGHKLGEFVPTRTYRGHEKNDKTSKVKK; the protein is encoded by the coding sequence ATGGGTAGATCTCTAAAAAAGGGACCATTTTGTGATGACCACTTAATGAAAAAAGTGGAAGCTTTAAATGAAGCAAATGATAAAAAAGTTATTAAGACATGGTCAAGAAGATCAACAATATTTCCAGAATTTGTTGGCCATACAATAGCTATACATGATGGAAGAAAACATGTTCCAGTATATGTAACAGAAGACATGGTAGGACACAAATTAGGTGAATTCGTACCAACGAGAACATATAGAGGACATGAAAAAAATGACAAAACAAGTAAAGTTAAGAAATAG
- the rplD gene encoding 50S ribosomal protein L4 has protein sequence MANVNVLDIKGNNVGSIELPESLFGVEINEHVVYEVVKNQLANKRQGTQSAKTRAEVSGGGKKPWRQKGTGRARQGSIRSPQWRGGGIVFAPKPRDYSYAVPKKVRRLALKSLLTSKVVEDEIIVLNELNLNEISTKNAKTILEAIKADKTAYVVVAEANENVYKSFRNVPGVEVVVVNNMNVYDLIRHNSLIITEAAVKKAEEVFA, from the coding sequence ATGGCTAATGTTAATGTATTAGATATTAAAGGAAATAACGTTGGAAGCATTGAATTACCAGAATCTTTATTTGGTGTTGAAATTAATGAACACGTTGTTTATGAAGTAGTAAAAAATCAATTAGCAAACAAAAGACAAGGTACACAATCAGCTAAAACTCGTGCAGAAGTAAGTGGTGGTGGTAAAAAACCTTGGAGACAAAAAGGTACAGGTAGAGCAAGACAAGGTTCTATAAGATCTCCTCAATGGAGAGGTGGTGGTATTGTATTTGCACCAAAACCAAGAGATTACTCATATGCAGTACCAAAGAAGGTTAGAAGATTAGCATTAAAATCTTTATTAACTTCAAAAGTAGTTGAAGATGAAATTATAGTATTAAACGAATTAAACTTAAATGAAATTAGCACAAAAAATGCTAAAACAATATTAGAAGCAATTAAAGCAGACAAAACAGCATATGTTGTTGTTGCTGAAGCTAATGAAAATGTATATAAATCATTCAGAAACGTTCCTGGTGTTGAAGTTGTAGTGGTAAACAACATGAATGTATATGATTTAATTAGACATAATTCATTAATCATTACAGAAGCTGCTGTTAAAAAAGCAGAGGAGGTATTCGCATAA
- the rplP gene encoding 50S ribosomal protein L16 encodes MLMPKRVKRRRVHRGRMKGNAQRGNQLAYGDYGLQALEPHWITSNQIEAARRAMTRYIKRGGNIWIKIFPDKPVTKKPAEVRMGSGKGAPEYWVAVVKPGRIMFEMGGVAEDVAREAMRLASAKLPIKTKFVTRASSGESEGNK; translated from the coding sequence ATGCTAATGCCTAAAAGAGTAAAGCGTCGTAGAGTTCATAGAGGCAGAATGAAAGGTAACGCTCAAAGAGGTAACCAACTTGCATATGGTGATTATGGTTTACAAGCATTAGAACCACACTGGATAACTTCAAATCAAATTGAAGCAGCCAGAAGAGCTATGACAAGATATATTAAAAGAGGTGGTAATATCTGGATTAAGATATTTCCAGATAAACCAGTTACAAAAAAACCTGCAGAAGTAAGAATGGGTTCCGGTAAAGGTGCTCCTGAATATTGGGTAGCAGTTGTTAAACCGGGAAGAATTATGTTTGAAATGGGTGGAGTTGCTGAAGACGTAGCTAGAGAAGCTATGAGACTTGCAAGTGCAAAATTACCTATTAAAACAAAATTTGTTACTCGTGCAAGTTCTGGAGAAAGCGAGGGAAATAAATAA
- the rplX gene encoding 50S ribosomal protein L24, translating into MHIKTGDKVQVIKGKDKGKVGKVLEALPKKNRVVVEGVNVQIKHKKPTQAGQQGGIIETEGAIHASNVLLFDEKLGRGVRTRTEIVDGKKVRVSTKSGNKLDK; encoded by the coding sequence ATGCATATTAAGACTGGTGATAAAGTACAAGTTATTAAAGGTAAAGATAAAGGTAAAGTTGGTAAAGTATTAGAAGCATTACCAAAGAAAAATAGAGTTGTTGTTGAAGGTGTTAATGTTCAAATTAAACATAAAAAACCTACACAAGCCGGACAACAAGGTGGAATTATTGAAACCGAAGGTGCAATTCACGCATCAAACGTTTTATTATTTGATGAAAAATTAGGCAGAGGTGTTAGAACAAGAACAGAAATCGTTGACGGAAAGAAAGTTCGTGTTTCAACAAAATCTGGTAATAAGTTAGACAAGTAG
- the rplF gene encoding 50S ribosomal protein L6, with translation MSRIGLKPIEIPAGVEIKFNDGLVEVKGPKGNLTQEVGRGFELEFEENQVTVKRPSESKQHRSLHGLYRTLIANMIIGVTEGYKKQLEIIGTGYRAQKQGNKLNLSLGFSHPVILEDPEGITTEVPNERVIIVSGIDKQLVGNYTAKIRAFRSPEPYKGKGIKYSDEYIRRKVGKTGK, from the coding sequence ATGTCAAGAATTGGATTAAAACCAATAGAAATCCCTGCTGGTGTTGAAATTAAATTTAACGATGGACTAGTAGAAGTAAAAGGTCCTAAAGGAAATTTAACACAAGAAGTAGGCAGAGGATTCGAATTAGAATTTGAAGAAAATCAAGTAACAGTAAAAAGACCTTCAGAATCAAAACAACATAGATCATTGCACGGATTATACAGAACATTAATCGCAAACATGATTATAGGGGTAACTGAAGGATATAAAAAACAATTAGAAATAATTGGTACTGGATATAGAGCACAAAAACAAGGTAATAAGTTAAACTTAAGCTTAGGTTTTTCACACCCTGTAATTTTAGAAGATCCAGAAGGAATAACAACTGAAGTACCTAATGAAAGAGTTATTATTGTTAGTGGTATCGACAAACAGTTAGTTGGTAACTACACTGCAAAAATAAGAGCATTTAGATCACCAGAACCATATAAAGGAAAAGGTATTAAATACTCTGACGAATACATTAGAAGAAAAGTTGGTAAGACTGGTAAATAG
- the rpsC gene encoding 30S ribosomal protein S3, with protein MGQKVNPHGMRVGIIKDWNSKWFADKKDFGKLLAEDNKIRKYIKKEQYQSGVSKVDIERTLNKVKVTVYTAKPGMIIGKGGAGVEDLKVAIEKMTGKQVIVNVEEVKNTGVNAQLQAEKIASDLERRITFRRAMKQAIQTTMKSGAKGIKTQVSGRLGGADMARTEGYSEGNIPLQTLRADIDYGFAEADTTYGKLGVKVWIYKGEILPGQKAVEEVKPQNSKNNNRNSKNRNRKEKNNR; from the coding sequence ATGGGTCAAAAAGTTAATCCACATGGTATGAGAGTTGGGATTATTAAAGATTGGAATTCCAAATGGTTTGCAGATAAAAAAGATTTCGGAAAATTATTAGCAGAAGATAATAAAATTAGAAAATATATTAAAAAAGAACAATATCAATCAGGAGTTTCTAAAGTTGATATTGAAAGAACATTAAATAAAGTGAAAGTTACAGTTTACACAGCTAAACCTGGTATGATTATTGGTAAAGGTGGTGCTGGAGTAGAAGACTTAAAAGTTGCTATTGAAAAAATGACAGGAAAACAAGTAATTGTTAATGTCGAAGAAGTAAAAAATACAGGTGTTAATGCTCAATTACAAGCAGAAAAAATTGCAAGTGATTTAGAAAGAAGAATTACATTCAGAAGAGCTATGAAACAAGCAATCCAAACAACAATGAAATCAGGAGCAAAAGGTATTAAAACTCAAGTTTCCGGTAGATTAGGTGGAGCAGATATGGCTAGAACAGAAGGATATTCGGAAGGTAATATTCCTCTACAAACATTAAGAGCTGATATCGATTATGGATTTGCAGAAGCAGATACAACATACGGAAAATTAGGTGTTAAAGTTTGGATTTATAAAGGTGAAATCTTACCAGGACAAAAAGCTGTAGAAGAAGTTAAACCACAAAATTCAAAAAATAACAACAGAAATTCTAAAAATAGAAATAGAAAAGAAAAAAACAATAGATAA
- the rpsQ gene encoding 30S ribosomal protein S17 yields MERNNRRTIIGLVVSDKMDKTISVEVSKSVKHPIYKKFVTRSKKVKAHDENNVANIGDKVLLMETRPLSKTKRFRLVEVLEQAK; encoded by the coding sequence ATGGAAAGAAATAATAGAAGAACCATTATCGGTTTAGTAGTATCTGATAAAATGGATAAGACTATTTCAGTAGAAGTATCAAAGTCTGTTAAGCATCCAATTTATAAGAAATTTGTAACAAGAAGTAAAAAAGTAAAAGCACATGACGAAAATAATGTTGCTAATATAGGCGACAAAGTTCTATTAATGGAAACAAGACCTTTATCAAAAACAAAAAGATTTAGACTTGTTGAAGTATTAGAACAAGCTAAATAA
- the rplO gene encoding 50S ribosomal protein L15: MKLHDLRPAPGGEVKRKKRVGRGHASGWGKTSGRGQKGQKARSGGGVRPGFEGGQMPLFQRLPKRGFTNNFAKQYGEVNLSQLNRFEEGTEITPELLFEAGLVKRAKAKDGIKILGSGELEKKLVVKSHKFTKSAEEKINSLGGRAEVI; the protein is encoded by the coding sequence ATGAAATTACATGATTTAAGACCGGCACCAGGTGGAGAAGTTAAGAGAAAGAAAAGAGTTGGACGTGGTCACGCTTCAGGATGGGGAAAGACATCTGGACGTGGACAAAAAGGACAAAAGGCTAGATCAGGTGGTGGCGTAAGACCAGGATTTGAAGGTGGCCAAATGCCTTTATTCCAAAGATTACCAAAAAGAGGTTTTACAAATAATTTTGCAAAACAATATGGTGAAGTTAACTTATCTCAATTGAATAGATTTGAAGAAGGAACAGAAATAACACCAGAATTATTATTTGAAGCTGGATTAGTAAAAAGAGCAAAAGCTAAAGACGGTATTAAGATTTTGGGTTCTGGAGAATTAGAAAAGAAACTAGTTGTTAAATCCCATAAGTTTACTAAATCTGCAGAAGAGAAAATTAATTCTCTAGGGGGAAGGGCAGAGGTGATTTAA
- the rplR gene encoding 50S ribosomal protein L18: MSKFSKKENRKARHLRVRKKLSGTPDKPRLNMYKSNANIYAQIIDDVNGVTLVSASTLDKELKGENVGANIESAKKVGALVAKRALEKGIEKVVFDRSGYIYHGKVKELAESAREAGLKF; encoded by the coding sequence ATGTCAAAATTCAGTAAAAAAGAAAATAGAAAAGCTAGACATTTAAGAGTTAGAAAAAAACTTAGTGGTACTCCTGACAAACCAAGACTAAATATGTATAAGAGTAATGCTAACATCTATGCTCAAATTATTGATGATGTTAATGGAGTAACTTTAGTAAGTGCTTCAACATTAGACAAAGAATTAAAAGGTGAAAATGTAGGGGCAAATATTGAATCAGCTAAAAAAGTTGGAGCATTAGTTGCAAAACGTGCATTAGAAAAAGGTATAGAAAAAGTAGTATTCGATAGATCAGGTTATATATATCACGGCAAAGTAAAAGAACTAGCAGAATCAGCAAGAGAAGCTGGTTTGAAATTTTAG
- the rpmC gene encoding 50S ribosomal protein L29: MKATEIRKLSDKELNNKLLSLKEELFNLRFQAATGQIESMSSIGKIKQDIARVKTIITERKLNLNKEA, from the coding sequence ATGAAAGCTACAGAAATAAGAAAATTATCTGATAAAGAACTTAATAATAAATTACTTAGCTTAAAAGAAGAGTTATTTAACTTAAGATTCCAAGCAGCTACAGGACAAATTGAAAGTATGAGTTCAATCGGAAAAATTAAACAAGATATAGCAAGAGTAAAAACAATCATAACAGAAAGAAAATTAAACTTAAATAAGGAGGCTTAA